The Nicotiana tabacum cultivar K326 chromosome 1, ASM71507v2, whole genome shotgun sequence genome segment cataatggcttttcggATACACGCCCAGACAGTGCACgcaaaggaggttttaaggcctcggaatacggaattcatttctaaaaggaggttttaaggcccaGACAGTAAcgttattatttaatataaaaaataaaattatttgtatTTAACGTATTGGATAAATTCTTATAATATAGATGATTAATCAAATACCAATTTAAAAAAAGATACGTACATGCAAGATACTGTATTCAAGTTAAATCAAAGTTGAGTCATATAAGAGTCAAAATCTATCTCAACCTCTCTTTTCAACTGATAATATTTACTCTAATGAGGGAGCCTAAACGGAATTGAAATAATTAAAGATCTATAACAAAATTGAATTTAAGATTGTCATATAAGATTCAAAATAGAATTGAATAATAAAAGATTTAATTTGGTAAATGGGGTTGCATATATAGTTCTTAACCGATTTTCCTTATTTACAATATCCCTATAAACTCTTCTTAATATTTCCAAGTGGCTTTTTAatagcttgtcacttggcttaagcATAATGCTTATATATATGataactttattcctttaatatatatatgatGGGACTACTGACCCACGAGATCATGTTACCATATTTACCACGGGGGTCAGAATTATTGATCATCATGCCTAAACAATTAGTTAAGTTCCTCTGAGACTCTCATGTCTGAAGGTGTCATTCTCTGAATATTTTTTTTCAGATTATTATGTTACGCCAAAGCAATAAAAACATTGCATTGTTCAAGAGGAAAACATattgaaatcttctttttggtcCTTTTTATTCATTCCGAAAGTAATAATCCATCTCTGTTAGCCAAAAATTAGAACTAATGCATATCAATATTAGAAGCGCAGCTAGTTGAGAGAATAGATTTTACATTAATCAAGTAAAATACCAACAGATCTCAATCGCTGATTTGTTTtcggaaaaaaaatagaaaattacatcCAATGGCAGGAATCAGTGCAAAGAAACCTAGAAAGAATTAAGACTTCTAACCTCATATAATATTGTCCGTGACTTCTAACCTCATATAATATTGTCCGTCCCCTCCTCCCAAAAGTTCAAAATGACCGATATCCCTAAGTATGATGGTTGCCTatggtttttctttctttttcattttttcttatttggTGTTCCCAGATTGAAGAATTAAACAATTCTGCTAAATCGAATGGATTTGGATTTTGGATGCAAatcttttttttaatctttttctgGTGAAGGATATATTTTTCTTATTGTGGCCTAATTTCTTCCATTTCATCCAAATTCAAGTAACAACCGTTAACAAGAACTAATCTATCCCTTTTTATGTGTAATGTTTTCCTAGTATTTTTCACATTCAGGGAAAAGAAAAGCATTAATTTGATAGGATGAAAAatcaatgaaagaaaaaaaaaatactacatcACATGCGCAATGCAATGATATAGTAATAGAAGTAATTGGTATTCAACCTCAAATTAATTTGACCAATAAGACGAGCAAATAAGTTACACGAATTTTCATTTAAACTAActtcccttttcttctctttGATGCCTCCTGGACCAGAAAATCGAACAAAGCAGTTCAAGCCTGGTTGAGATCTATCCAAAATTGTCTAAATACTGTTTATTTTAACTTGTGCGTATTGGTAACCGGTACCTCAGCTTTCAATATAGTATAATAAAGAGGATAGGAAAGTGAAGTCATGTGTACCAACGATGTACAAATCATAGTCAAAAAAATCTACTAACTTTAATAGTTGCAAGGCGACTTTGCTGTAAAGTTAATTATACTCTTAAAATATATTACAGAGAAAAAATCTTCTTAGTATTATAATTTTTTACTATGAATATTCCTACCCTTGCAATGCTAATATATTAATTAGTCTGAGTCTTAATCTAGTAAAAGCATAGGAAAGGAAGAGTTTTAACCCTTATGCTGCAAGGTTACCCCAACCAagtaatctatattatattaaaaggagggtaATGAAGTATAAGGTTAAGCCTGGCGTATTGAGAAAATTTCACTTGAAACATTTaagacaaaatttaaaaaataatttaattaatatctaTATCCATATCCGATCATCAATTTTCCTTCTATATTAGCTAAAAATATGGAAGTAAAAGAATAACTAAAAGTcataataaaaaaatactaaaaaaatatggaaagacGTAGATTGAAATATCAGATAACTATTTACACTTTGggataagttaaaatataaataaagtgaaTAAATTTACTTAAGATTTTAAGGATTTGATGACtttaacaattaaaaaaatttcaagtagcaaattttttttacataaacaaaaatattatttataaggtaacaaaagaattaaatagaaattaaaatatatatttaataacaagaataataagGTTATATTAATGTTGAACAATCGGATAAACGAAAattttatacataaataaatatttcttaaaatgaTAGTGGAAAAATTGTTGCAGcaattagattttttttttacaattaatATTTGAATAGGGTGTGTTAGGTTAACTTTAAATGCatagcataattatttgaaaatgtccagtttagaaaataaaatgataagaattatttgaatttgagatgagatttttttttgaaaatattacgtaaagaattaaaatggcagtaaaaatattattacaatatttagaaataacGTGGtcaaaaaattaagaattttttttctatgattaaataaatttttaaaaatacaaaataaatttataatattgGTATCTGAGTGAAAAATGGAGAGTGAGAATATTTATACTTTGGATTAATTTAATAATACGTAaattaaataatactcaaaaatattattgattttaAATAACGAAAGAGTTCTGAGAAAGAGGATACAAGtataaaaatacaataaatttaggaataaaaaatatatatttatatatgattATCAAAAGAGTAATAAGTAAGATACTAAGTCAATTCGTAAGCTAATAAAAGATCACATGACAATATAACAATACTAAGTAATGAATACTGCAATAATTATAAGCAAAGAACAACGAGAGATTTTTTATTGAATGAAATAGAAGAATaaacttatttgaatttgaggtGAATCATAGTGTAATAGTAAAAATTTTGGTTAAAACAATATGATCTAATGTGCTCGAACAAATCACAATATTAAAACATAACGTGAtatgtttagtattctttaatattaACCATAAAATTAAGGGGTTGGGTTGTTACaaatatgaaaaaagaaaatatgttatCTACTACGAGATATGAGAAACAGTTTCATGTCCTGCTTCTTAATTGATATCTAATGATTATCTGTAAAATTATCTggaaggtttaaattttaaggtaATTTGCATATAATCCAAATCATAATTTGATATTTGTGTCCGCACATCGCGCGGGTATTAATACTAGTAAGCACTAAAAGCAAAATTATCCATTAGACTAGTTTCTAAGGCCAATCTTGTAAATGCAAGTGAAACGAATTAAAGATTAGGTGTCCACAAGTATACTTAGATGCCAAAATGGCCGCTTCCTTAATCCTTAAGTCAATATGTCTTAGCTTCCTTACACCATTTTTATGACTATTTAAACAGAACATCAATATGCAGTTGCCTGACTTTATAAGAAAATCTTGGCATTTAGTTGGATGGTAATTTCTCAGTTGACAACTTCTCATGGGAAACATAAACATATATGTTCACATTTATAAACACTTTGCTTAAATTTTCTTCAAATCTCAATTTCGTTATAAGATTGAATTGTATGCGAAATAATGTAAGGTTTTATTTTCGAGATTATTAGCCATATGTTTTTCTTAAGATGATGTAATAAATTTGTACTCCGGCACATATAATTGTATTACCTGGTAATTATTTGTACATatattttgactaaaaaaatgCTGAATATAACTCATCCAAGATATTTGAGGAAGATTACTGTCTCATTCTTGTAAAGAGAAAGTGGTCCTGTATCTTCCTCCTGATCAATGCCATGACTTTCTATAAAGGTTCCACTGTATTAGATGTTTATTAAAAAACAGAACAATCACGAAAATCTAAAagagaaccccccccccccccccccaaatatgGAAGACTAAAAATGTGGATACCTTTGCTTTACATCACTCTTAGCTTCTTCTGCTAATTAATTACTACTACTCAACATTGCTAAGACGCTACTACTACTACTTGCTACACTCTGTCCTTTTCAGCTCCATTTATTACTTGATGTCCAAGTTCTCTCCACTTTTCTTACACATTCGATGTTCACATTTCACACGTAGAATTCCATCTCTATATTTCTATATATACATGGAATAATTTGATCAAAGTGTAATCCAATTATTTGAAAAGACATGGAAGCCATTGGAGATATCTTGGTGCTCCCATTTTACGGTCAAGGTCATCTCTTCCCCTGCATGGAACTCTGCAAAAAGTTCACATCTTTCAACTTTAAAGTCACCCTTATCATTCCCTCCCACCTCTCCTCCTCCATTCCACCACATCTTCGTCATCATTCTTTAATTCAAGTAGTTGAGATTTCAGCTACATCAACTCCACCACCACTACACAAGGCAGTAGAATTACCAGCTTTGCCACCAAAACAAAAAGGACATGGTTTCATGCATGGGCCCTTTTCGCATCACCATCAGCAGTTAGGACAGGGGATTGATACCTTTCTATCGGAAAGACGCAACGGGTCGGGTCAGACCCGACCTATATGTGCCGCGGTAGACGTTATGATGAGCTGGAGTAAGGAAATTTTCCTGAAATATGAGATACCCTTTGTCTCTTTCTTCACTTCTGGTGCATGTGCTGCTGCAATGGAGTTTGCAGCCTGGAAGAACCATGCGGATGAGGTGAAACCGGGTGAGATTCGGATTCTTCCCGGGTTGCCTGAAAGTATGGCTCTGAGTTACTCTGATATCAAGCGAAACCGTCATGGACCAGGTCATCATCGTGGTGGTGGTCCAAATAGACAAAATGAACCATCAGGACCACCAGGTGGGGTAGAAGATGGGCCTCCAAAACCAGGTCAAAAGCCACGATGGTTGGATGAGGTGGAGGGTTCTATTGCGTTGTTGATCAATACCTGTCATGATCTTGAGGGTCCATTCATTGATTATGTGGCCAACCAAATTGAAAAGCCACTATGGGGTGTAGGCCCGTTGTTGCCAGAAACGTATTGGAAGTCAACTAGTTCAGTACTACATGATCATGAAGTCAGGTCAAACAGACAATCCAATTTTACAGAAGAGAAGGTGATGCAATGGTTGAACTCAAAACCTCAGGGATCAGTGATTTATGTGTCTTTTGGTAGTGAAGTTGGACCTAGCTTGGTAGAATATGCTCAACTGGCTGATGCATTAGAGGCATCAAACCATCCTTTTATTTGGGTTATTCAGGCCGGTTCAGGTCGACCCGGTCCACCTCCAGTTCTCTTTGGAGACGATCAACAAGAAGAAGGATACTACCCAAATGTATTGGATGAAAGAATAGGGAATAAAGGGTTGATAATAAGGGGATGGGCACCGCAGTTGTTGATTCTAAGCCATCCTTCAACTGGTGGGTTTCTATCGCATTGTGGATGGAACTCAACAATGGAAGCAATAGGACGTGGCATCCCAATTTTGGCATGGCCAATCAGGGGTGACCAATTCCATGATGCCAAATTGGTAGCAAATTACTTGAAAATGGGACATATGATTTTACTCAGTGATGACCCGGGAGAGATGGTGAAGAAAGATGACATAGTTCAAGGAATCGACAAGATGATGAAAGATGAAGGGGTTCATAAGCAAGCAATGGCATTAAGATCCATATTCCAGAGTGATTATCCGGAGAGTTCAATGTGCTCTTTGAAGTCATTTATTCAGCTCATAAGCAAATAATGTGGAAAGCTACATGATTGGACAGCACTTCCATTTCCAAATAGAACAGAGAGAAGCACAAAATAGATACACCTGAATAAAGGGAAATATCCGAATCCCAGTTCTTAGGATTTTGGTAATGCATGAGACTGTAAGTTGGACTTTATGACAGTAAAGAGGTTAGACAAACTCAGTAATAAGTGAACAAGTTTGAGATCCTCCATACATGTTTTGTTTCACCTATGTGATTATACAAGCTAAGAAGCCTACTAAGtttgagaaaaaataaaaaagaggcaaGACCAGGAAAAAAGTGTCACAGCGAtcctttcatttttattttattttttgttttccctCAAGGGGAACTATTTTCCTTAATCATCAACCACATTGAAACGTATAATATCCCAGGAAGAAGAGAAACAACAAAAGACAACCTCTCTGAACGGTTGCACCAATCTTATTTCAGGAAAACTAAAGGAGGAAAAGAAAAACAGAGTTATCTATCTACAATTTAATTCACCAAACCTATGCTATCAAATGGCCATGAGTAAACCTCTACCATGCAGATACAACTAGAACTGCGCcatacaaacaaaaaaaaaaaatcacacttCCTAGTTCCTACAATTTAGTACAGAAGAATGAAAAGGCAAGAGGAAACAACTAATCCAggtcagcaaaaaaaaaaaaggatgaaTTTGCTGTTCTCCATTTTACATGAATTTGAAATGCTTCTTTCATATAAAGATaactttcttttgttcttttgatGGTTGATATTAAGATAATCTTTCTTCCACCAAAAAAGtataataaaatgaaataaaagaacACCAAAGAGAATACAAGCAGTATTTATTAATAATCATTCTTACACAAACTAAATGAGTTTTTCCCTAGTTACATTGTTCCAACATGGAGACAATAATTAAGAGTAAAAGTAAAATTTACTGCCCAGTGAGAAGGGAAAGATGTGGGCAACACAAGAATAGTAAAGAAAATGTTGAAGTTTAAACAAGCGTCAGAGATCACCATTTGTCTCATATAACATCAAATGAAATTTCCCAATAGAATAGGATATATACTACTTCTACGTCTGGATTTAACCGTCTTATTATAGGTTCATTCCACGTTGCCACTATCCCAAAAATAGAGAACATTCATTAACACCTACCATTCACATAAAAAGTTTTACTTTTAAACTTATCTTTATTCTAAACATTATTAAAATTCTTCAAGAAATTCAATTTATCTCCATTTTTAACCCACTTTAACATAAATATACTAATATAAAACATTACCTTTGTAGTCGTGACACCAAAATTGGGACAGAGAAAGAAAATTAATCTTCTGAATTTTTGTTTTACAGTAAGGAACCCGGAGAAATGTCGTTGCAATCAAATATGGTAGAGAAGGTTTTTGTCTATTTGGAGACAAATTGCCAACCTTTGGGAAGACTTTGCTAAGTATACTGTCTTGACAGTGGGAGATGAAAAAAGAATTAGGCTATGGAATGATAATTGGGTTGGAGAAGGGCTGCTAAAGGATCAATTTCCAGTCTTATATAGGCTGGTGAATCTTTCTGATATATTGCTGGCTGATTGCTTTAGTATGGCAGGATGGAATTTTCAATTTAGGAAGGACTTTTATGGCTGGGAGTTGAAGATATTGGAGCTTTTCTATGTAAAATGCAATCTGTAGTGCTAGActgacttactttcataaacttctgaatgaggAGGGGTACGGAGACATTGTATTGGGTGATTTGGAGCACTCCGAGAGtcgacgtgattttgggtattgtaggcgtaTTATGGtctgtgagaaggcacgggagaaaatatgatatattgatattgtgttaatacaatacaagaggtccttatttatagttaTACTAACAAGGACATACTACTCATATTctaatgtgggacaagactacattatgtacatatctaacactctccctcaagccggtgcatacacatcatatgtaccgagcttgttacacatgtaactaatacgagaaccagtaagagacttagtgaaaatatctgctagttgatcattcgactttacaaattttgtaacaatatctcctaaaagtattttttctctgacaaagtgacagtcgatctcaatgtgtttagtcctctcgtGGAACACCgaatttgacgcaatatgaagagcagcttggttatcacacactagttccatcctgctgatttctccgaactttaacttcttgagcaactgcttgacccaaactaactcacacgttgccatagccatggcccgatattccactccggcgctagatcgagcaactacattttgtttcttgctcttccacgagaccaaattacctcatactagaacacaatatccatATGTAGATTgcctatcagaaggtgatcctacccaatcagcatctgtgtacctaacaatctgctcgtggcctcgatcctcgaatagtaatcatttgcctggagctgactttatatacccAAGAAtacgaacaactgcatcccagggagaatccataaactgacttacaacactcaccggaaaagaaatatcaggtctagtcactgtgaggtaattcaattttcCAACCAACCTCCaatatctcgtagggtctctaagaggctcaccctgtccaggcagaagcttagcattcaGATCCATAGGAGAGTTaataggtctgcaacccatcattccagtctcctcaagaatgtctaaggcatactttcgctgtgaaataacaatacttgagctagactgagcgatctcaatacctagaaaatacttcatcTGCCCAGACCCTTAGTTTGGAAGtgttgaaagagatgttgcttcagattagtaataccatcctgatcgttgccagtaataacaatatcatcaacataaaccaccagataaatacagagattCAGAGCAGAATGctgataaaacacagagtgatcagcctcactacgagtcatgccgaactcctgaataattatgctaaacttaccaaaccaggctcgaggggactgtttcaaaccatatagcgACCTGCGCAATCTGCATACACAACCActaaactccccctgagcaacaaaaccaggtggttgctccatataaacttcctcgtcaagatcaccgtggagaaaaacattcttaatgtctaactgataaagaggtCAATGACGTACAGCAGCCATGGACAAAAAAAGACGAACAGATGTTACTTTAGCCAcaggagagaaagtatcactataatcaagcccaaaaatctgagtatatccttttgcaacaagacgagccttaagccgatcaacctggctatccgggccgactttgactacataaacccaacgacaaccaacagtagacttacctgcaggaagaggaacaagctcccaagtgtcactcgcatgtaaagcagacatctcgtcaatcatagcctgTCGTCATCCAtgatgagatagtgcctcacctgtagacttaggaataaaaacagtggacaaagaagatataaaagcataatgaggtgacgacagacgatgataacttagaCCAACAcagtggggattaggattaagtgtagACCGTACACCTtttgcggagtgcaattggttgactaagaggagacaagtccgcagtaggtgcagaatctgatgTAGGACATGAATCACCTAGGCctgatgctggatgtggacggcgatgataagtcaagagtggcaGAGCTGCAAaaggttgaactggattatgtggaggaaTTGGACCTataggtggtggaactggagctataaATGGTGTAAcaggagctataggtggtggagctggagatGTAGAGGAAGATAGATGGGAgatagtgactgaatctccaaaagaagaGACTGGTAGTACCttagaaatatctaagtgattaccTGGACCTATGAAATATGATTGgatttcaaagaaggtaacatcagcggacataaggtacTGCTGGAGGTTAGGAGAATAGTATCGATACCCCTTTTACGTTCTTGAGAAACCaagaaatacgcacttaagagcacggggagctaacttatctgttcctggagtaaggttatggacaaaacaaatgcttccaaatACAcagggtggaagagagaacaaaggtaagtggggaaacataacagagaatggaacttggttctggatagctgaagatgacatacgattaataagatagcaagatgtaagaacggcatcccccaaaaacgcaacagagcatgagattgtatgagtaagGTACAAGCaatttcaataagatgtctattctttctttcagctaccccattttattgagatgtgtacggacaagatgtttgatgaataatcccatgagatttcataaactgctgaaatgggaaAGACAAATAAtctcgggcattatcactacgaaatgtgcgaatagaaaccccaaattaaTTTTGAATTTCAGTGAgaaaggtctggaaaatagacaacaactcagatcgattttttatcaaaaatattcaGGTGCACCTAGAATAgtcatcaatgaaactaacaaagTAGCAGAATCCTAAGgtagaactgacccgactaggaccccaaacatctgaatggactaaagtaaaaggtgactctgctcgattatcaatACGTCGAGGAAAATGAGAGCGAGTACGCTTACCGAGCTGACAAGAcacactctagagctgacaagtgagataaaccaggtACCATTTTCTGAAATTTTGACAAACTaggatgtcccaaccgtttatgtaataaatctggtgaatcagtaacaggacaagttgttgaaggaagacaagatgtgagtccatgtgatttagcaaggataaggtaataaagtccatttGATTCACGCTCGGTACTAATGATCTGCCCTGTACTgtgttcctgtataaaaacatggccatcaagaaataaaaaggcacatttaagtgatttggctaggcgactaacagctatgagattaaaaggactattagGGACACAAagaactgaatctaaaggtaaggaaggaattgggcttgcttgacctattgcagttgccatggtttgagactcattggccattgtgactcttggaagagattgagagtataaaatagtagtgaaaagagatttgttaccaaaaatatgatctgatgcacctgaatcaatgacccaagactcagaggatAAAGATTGAGAGACACA includes the following:
- the LOC107795454 gene encoding putative UDP-glucosyl transferase 73B6, producing the protein MEAIGDILVLPFYGQGHLFPCMELCKKFTSFNFKVTLIIPSHLSSSIPPHLRHHSLIQVVEISATSTPPPLHKAVELPALPPKQKGHGFMHGPFSHHHQQLGQGIDTFLSERRNGSGQTRPICAAVDVMMSWSKEIFLKYEIPFVSFFTSGACAAAMEFAAWKNHADEVKPGEIRILPGLPESMALSYSDIKRNRHGPGHHRGGGPNRQNEPSGPPGGVEDGPPKPGQKPRWLDEVEGSIALLINTCHDLEGPFIDYVANQIEKPLWGVGPLLPETYWKSTSSVLHDHEVRSNRQSNFTEEKVMQWLNSKPQGSVIYVSFGSEVGPSLVEYAQLADALEASNHPFIWVIQAGSGRPGPPPVLFGDDQQEEGYYPNVLDERIGNKGLIIRGWAPQLLILSHPSTGGFLSHCGWNSTMEAIGRGIPILAWPIRGDQFHDAKLVANYLKMGHMILLSDDPGEMVKKDDIVQGIDKMMKDEGVHKQAMALRSIFQSDYPESSMCSLKSFIQLISK